A single genomic interval of Heliangelus exortis chromosome 11, bHelExo1.hap1, whole genome shotgun sequence harbors:
- the LOC139801052 gene encoding ubiquitin carboxyl-terminal hydrolase 17-like protein 6 isoform X2 — MQRVCLCDGSLDMSCQQTVIHQIFGSFLRSRVWCSSCQVVSDAYEPFLDVLLDIKAAASLSEALDKFVKPKLLDARSGFRCRHCGQMTAASKRLTIHWAPKVLTVGLKRFEDVSGRKISKVVMYPKVLDLGPYTTAGEAQRYSLYAVLVHKGESCHSGHYFCYIKEL; from the exons ATGCAGAGAGTTTGTCTGTGTGACGGCAGCTTGGACATGTCGTGTCAGCAGACCGTCATCCATCAGATATTTGGGAGCTTTCTGAGATCCAGAG TCTGGTGCTCGAGCTGCCAAGTGGTTTCTGATGCCTACGAGCCCTTCCTGGATGTCCTCCTGGATATAAAA GCAGCCGCATCTCTTTCTGAAGCTCTTGATAAATTTGTGAAACCCAAGCTGCTGGATGCCAGAAGCGGCTTTAGATGTCGCCA ctgtggccagATGACTGCTGCCTCCAAGAGGCTGACGATTCACTGGGCTCCCAAGGTTCTCACGGTGGGACTCAAGAGGTTTGAGGATGTCTCTGGTCGGAAGATCAGCAAG GTTGTGATGTATCCCAAGGTCTTGGATCTTGGGCCATACACGACAGCGGGAGAAGCGCAGCGCTACTCCTTGTACGCTGTGCTGGTGCACAAAGGAGAGAGCTGTCACTCGGGACACTATTTCTGCTACATCAAG